The proteins below are encoded in one region of Fibrella aestuarina BUZ 2:
- a CDS encoding MarR family winged helix-turn-helix transcriptional regulator, with product MKKEKTVDFHIKWAWHAISRMYNAHAGSFGLTMATGYVLLNIDTEQGTPATKIGPLLGMEPRSLVRMLKGLEERGLIRRETDEADKRFVRIYLTDEGRAKREMAREGVIEFNKMIREKIPLDKLVVFFDVIKEINLLVEEENNKLKATNAPVEDVV from the coding sequence ATGAAGAAAGAGAAAACCGTTGATTTCCATATAAAATGGGCCTGGCATGCGATCTCCCGCATGTACAACGCCCATGCCGGTAGCTTCGGCCTGACGATGGCAACGGGCTACGTGCTGCTTAACATTGACACGGAACAGGGCACACCAGCGACCAAAATTGGCCCCTTGCTGGGCATGGAGCCGCGTAGCCTGGTCCGGATGCTGAAGGGCCTGGAAGAGCGCGGGCTCATCCGGCGCGAAACCGACGAGGCCGATAAGCGCTTTGTGCGTATCTACCTCACCGACGAAGGGCGCGCCAAGCGCGAAATGGCCCGCGAAGGCGTCATCGAATTCAATAAAATGATCCGCGAAAAAATTCCCCTCGATAAGCTCGTCGTCTTTTTCGATGTCATCAAAGAGATCAACCTGCTGGTCGAAGAGGAAAACAACAAACTCAAAGCCACCAACGCCCCGGTGGAAGACGTCGTGTAA
- the fabG gene encoding 3-oxoacyl-[acyl-carrier-protein] reductase, translating into MRLANKTAIITGGARGIGRAAAELFTREGAAVVIWDMLDEGEDTAQTLRDQGYKATFMRVSVTDVPSVEEAVRAVLEQYGQIDILVNNAGITRDRTLLKMSHLEWQQVIDVNLTGVFNCTKAVVPHMVEQKYGRIICTSSVVGIHGNFGQTNYAATKAGVVAMCRTWAKELGSKGITANAVAPGFIRTDMTDAMPEEARQATIQLIPAKRMGEPLDIAYAYLYLASDEASFVNGQVLGVNGGQAS; encoded by the coding sequence ATGCGTTTAGCCAATAAAACGGCCATTATCACCGGCGGGGCTCGCGGCATTGGCCGGGCCGCCGCCGAACTCTTCACCCGCGAGGGTGCTGCCGTCGTGATCTGGGATATGCTCGACGAGGGCGAAGACACGGCCCAGACCTTGCGCGATCAAGGCTACAAGGCCACGTTCATGCGGGTCAGCGTGACCGACGTACCCAGCGTGGAAGAGGCCGTTCGGGCGGTGCTCGAGCAATACGGGCAGATCGATATTCTGGTCAACAACGCGGGCATCACCCGCGACCGTACGCTTTTGAAAATGAGCCACCTGGAGTGGCAACAGGTGATCGACGTGAACCTCACGGGCGTGTTCAATTGCACCAAAGCGGTGGTGCCGCACATGGTCGAGCAGAAGTACGGGCGCATTATCTGCACCTCGTCGGTAGTTGGTATTCACGGTAATTTTGGGCAGACCAACTACGCCGCCACTAAAGCGGGAGTGGTGGCCATGTGCCGCACTTGGGCTAAAGAACTGGGCTCGAAAGGTATCACAGCCAATGCGGTGGCCCCCGGCTTCATCCGCACCGATATGACCGACGCCATGCCCGAAGAAGCCCGGCAGGCCACTATTCAACTGATTCCCGCCAAACGAATGGGCGAACCGCTGGACATTGCCTACGCTTACCTTTACCTGGCCTCCGACGAAGCCTCGTTCGTAAACGGACAGGTACTGGGCGTCAACGGCGGGCAGGCTTCCTGA
- a CDS encoding MaoC family dehydratase, translating to MQTFPNLAAFTAHAGQELGTTDWVTISQEQIQQFAEATGDHQWIHLDTERAARESPYQTTIAHGFLTLSLAPRLLADVYGVESVKMAINYGANKIRFTNAVPSGSRLRMKAWLHHVEPQNANEESTGVRAIIECVFEVDGQQKPACVAELIMLLFE from the coding sequence ATGCAAACATTCCCTAACCTCGCCGCTTTTACGGCCCATGCCGGGCAAGAACTCGGCACCACTGACTGGGTTACAATCAGTCAGGAACAGATTCAGCAATTTGCCGAAGCCACCGGCGATCACCAGTGGATTCACCTCGACACCGAACGGGCTGCCCGCGAATCGCCCTACCAAACCACCATCGCCCACGGTTTTCTAACGCTCTCGCTGGCGCCGCGCCTGCTGGCCGACGTGTACGGGGTCGAGTCGGTGAAGATGGCGATCAACTACGGCGCCAACAAGATCCGGTTTACCAACGCTGTGCCCAGCGGCAGCCGCCTGCGCATGAAAGCCTGGCTGCACCACGTGGAGCCCCAGAATGCCAACGAAGAATCGACTGGCGTTCGGGCCATTATCGAGTGCGTCTTTGAGGTCGACGGTCAGCAAAAGCCCGCTTGCGTCGCGGAGCTGATTATGCTGTTATTTGAGTGA
- a CDS encoding alpha/beta fold hydrolase, which translates to MPSESHPIASLHYIKYGTGPTIWLALHGIGQDASCFAPFGERLAQTHTIYSLNLPFHGPDADGPDAEWPATITKPYWQRLLADFLLAHQIDRFSVAGFSMGGRFALVTAELFTDRIDQLILLAPDGVTDDPWFRTATSTRAGQAVLRFMLNHTGFFHQVGTGLVRLKLLKPGLLRFAEATLKTPAQRTQIYRSWTAFHPLTIDVPALAQRLRTQQVAVCLILGKFDAVLPAAYTQPLLRALPECRLVVLPTGHTSLVRRAADEIML; encoded by the coding sequence GTGCCCAGTGAGTCCCATCCGATAGCCAGTCTGCATTACATCAAATACGGAACGGGCCCGACAATCTGGCTGGCGTTGCACGGTATCGGGCAGGATGCCAGCTGCTTTGCCCCGTTCGGCGAGCGGTTGGCCCAAACGCACACCATCTACTCACTGAACCTGCCTTTCCACGGGCCGGACGCCGACGGGCCGGACGCCGAATGGCCTGCTACCATAACCAAACCCTACTGGCAAAGGTTATTGGCCGATTTTCTGTTGGCCCACCAGATCGACCGTTTTTCGGTGGCGGGGTTCAGCATGGGTGGGCGGTTTGCGCTGGTCACGGCCGAGTTGTTTACCGACCGGATCGATCAGTTGATCCTGCTGGCGCCCGACGGGGTCACCGACGATCCCTGGTTCAGGACAGCCACCAGCACCCGGGCGGGGCAGGCGGTGCTCCGGTTTATGTTAAATCATACCGGCTTCTTTCACCAGGTCGGGACGGGGTTGGTACGGCTGAAACTGCTGAAACCGGGGCTGTTGCGTTTTGCCGAAGCAACGCTGAAAACCCCCGCGCAACGTACCCAGATTTACCGGTCCTGGACGGCCTTTCACCCGCTGACGATCGACGTACCCGCGCTGGCGCAACGGCTACGTACCCAGCAGGTAGCGGTGTGCCTGATTCTGGGCAAATTTGACGCCGTGCTCCCCGCGGCCTACACGCAGCCGTTGTTGCGGGCGCTGCCCGAGTGCCGCCTCGTTGTGCTGCCAACGGGCCATACGTCGCTGGTGAGGCGGGCGGCCGACGAAATAATGCTATAA
- a CDS encoding type IV pili methyl-accepting chemotaxis transducer N-terminal domain-containing protein yields MPPRNPIQTRRFRWSTERFHRLAKLLLYLLTTGAGSIAIAQKSLQPGTSINIADKQRFLSQRLGKDFIFRFLNQHADVATRELQTSVVQFEENLKILKANTPPTMAALLAKQESLWADYKKLLQAEPNRDNAQAVLAANSQLLAATNDVVVTLMKWAATQPRPESETKTAVDAIAANTSQAGRIRLLTQRLTLYYGAHVGGLTTPNNDIVKQIQQIATGIQTGITTLVMSDMNTIEVDDAIAQAVIDWREIEEKCNKTNCLAFEDKSMDPGEVFTVTNRMLAKMDKITAIYAKLLD; encoded by the coding sequence ATGCCGCCCCGCAACCCTATCCAGACCCGGCGTTTTCGCTGGTCCACGGAACGCTTCCACCGACTGGCCAAACTGCTGCTTTATCTGCTTACCACCGGAGCCGGGTCAATTGCTATAGCCCAAAAGTCGCTTCAGCCAGGTACGTCGATCAACATAGCCGATAAACAGCGCTTTCTGTCGCAGCGCCTGGGTAAAGACTTCATATTCCGATTCCTGAACCAGCACGCCGATGTCGCCACACGCGAGTTGCAGACGTCGGTGGTGCAGTTTGAGGAGAACCTAAAAATCTTGAAGGCCAATACGCCGCCAACGATGGCTGCACTGCTGGCCAAACAAGAAAGCCTTTGGGCCGATTACAAAAAGCTGTTGCAGGCCGAACCCAACCGGGACAATGCACAGGCTGTGCTTGCTGCGAATTCGCAACTGCTGGCGGCGACCAACGATGTGGTTGTAACGCTGATGAAATGGGCGGCCACTCAACCACGGCCAGAGTCAGAAACGAAGACGGCGGTCGATGCAATCGCCGCCAACACCAGTCAGGCGGGACGGATACGACTGCTGACCCAACGGCTCACGCTCTATTATGGCGCCCACGTGGGTGGCCTCACTACCCCCAATAACGACATCGTAAAACAGATCCAACAAATAGCGACGGGGATTCAAACCGGTATCACAACATTGGTGATGTCAGATATGAACACCATCGAGGTCGACGATGCCATCGCGCAGGCAGTAATCGATTGGCGCGAGATTGAGGAGAAGTGCAACAAAACCAACTGCCTGGCTTTCGAGGACAAATCAATGGACCCAGGCGAGGTGTTCACTGTGACCAACCGGATGCTGGCCAAGATGGATAAGATTACCGCGATATATGCCAAACTCCTTGACTAA